In the Isachenkonia alkalipeptolytica genome, one interval contains:
- a CDS encoding cell wall-binding repeat-containing protein: MKKGIVTVAVLFLLSTVAVFGYTWSVRVDESYDYLSKDLHRRALQLEERYPEIVRVVEYGRSLDDKPLFAVQMTENIGEYMEKEEANTERTHYYIDGGNHARETVNPPLVLRMVEDYARDYYNISNISGFDLESILQDSVFHFLPLPNPDGFDLAKVGTSSIETDAGWEAIRRVNSTRYSHFKSGLSGVDHNRNYPALVYDFDRGKWRDIWGKYPSWLDNHQPSEAYYGGPYAASEPEVKANMEYILQYDFRQFVSFHSRGNLTYWHKYFYPSAYNDQTRRMANIIRSVNGYTVAGLSSGRGSGYFSDFTAAMTFKPTVTVETTSHQSVLPTIRSKYSGVYRAIRHLPLYLWEEGQCTGYHDYKLYRDGEYVRDFLLKEYAEAKADKFGGYVLEYSGPPEHRDPTLPEPEPEPDFPEEDYRIFGSNRYRTAEAIAQKQYQKAETILLVRGDSDQDIPQVADALSASGLAGALDAPILLTPSQRLPDSVKETMESLEASKVIIIGGENAVSKEVSATLEDREIKVTRISGENRYATALKVAKEMTAVTEAENKALVEKEALEEEESKEEEEIKPLVETVIITGGHALVDSLVAGPLSHKNGYPILLVGDQVGASLEDFLTEQRVENAKIVGGASVVSETVEKELTDLLPGTVERISGDNRYLTSLHMADKYFSEAPEVLLVNGTSFVDAVAGSILQKPILYTRSNELYESATSYLEQWEHFYLLGGQGAISNRVMIDAYDKIH, from the coding sequence ATGAAAAAAGGGATTGTAACGGTAGCCGTATTATTTCTTCTGAGTACGGTGGCGGTCTTCGGGTATACCTGGTCCGTTCGGGTGGATGAAAGCTATGATTATTTATCCAAGGATCTACACCGGCGGGCACTTCAGTTAGAGGAGCGCTATCCTGAAATTGTGCGGGTGGTGGAATACGGAAGGTCTTTAGATGACAAACCCTTATTTGCGGTACAGATGACGGAGAACATCGGTGAGTATATGGAAAAGGAAGAGGCCAACACCGAAAGAACCCATTATTACATAGACGGAGGAAACCATGCCCGGGAAACGGTAAATCCTCCCCTGGTCCTTCGAATGGTGGAGGACTATGCCCGGGATTATTATAATATCAGCAATATTAGCGGCTTTGATTTGGAAAGCATTTTACAGGACTCGGTTTTTCATTTCCTCCCCCTACCCAATCCCGACGGTTTTGATCTGGCCAAGGTCGGCACCAGTTCCATTGAGACCGATGCCGGATGGGAGGCCATCAGAAGGGTAAACAGCACCCGGTATTCCCATTTTAAGTCCGGCCTCAGCGGGGTGGACCATAATCGAAACTATCCCGCTTTGGTATATGATTTTGACCGTGGAAAGTGGCGAGATATTTGGGGGAAATATCCCAGTTGGCTCGATAATCACCAGCCCTCCGAGGCCTACTACGGTGGCCCCTATGCCGCCTCGGAGCCGGAAGTTAAGGCCAACATGGAATATATCTTACAGTATGATTTTCGCCAATTCGTAAGCTTTCATTCCCGGGGAAATTTAACCTACTGGCATAAATATTTTTACCCCAGTGCCTATAACGATCAAACCCGAAGGATGGCAAATATCATTCGTTCCGTTAACGGCTATACCGTAGCGGGGCTTTCCAGCGGAAGGGGCAGCGGTTATTTTTCCGACTTTACCGCCGCCATGACCTTCAAACCCACGGTCACCGTGGAGACCACCTCCCACCAATCGGTCCTGCCTACGATTCGAAGCAAGTACAGCGGGGTGTACCGGGCTATTCGGCACTTACCCCTTTATTTATGGGAAGAAGGGCAGTGCACCGGTTATCATGACTATAAACTGTACCGGGACGGAGAATACGTCCGGGACTTTTTACTAAAGGAATACGCGGAAGCCAAGGCGGACAAGTTTGGCGGATATGTATTAGAGTACAGCGGACCGCCGGAGCACAGGGATCCCACTTTGCCGGAACCGGAGCCAGAACCGGATTTTCCCGAAGAGGACTACCGAATTTTCGGTAGCAACCGCTACCGAACCGCCGAGGCCATCGCCCAAAAACAGTACCAGAAGGCAGAGACCATACTGCTGGTTCGTGGAGACAGTGACCAGGATATTCCTCAGGTAGCCGACGCACTATCCGCCAGCGGTTTGGCGGGAGCCTTGGACGCGCCGATACTGTTAACCCCCTCTCAACGTTTGCCGGACTCGGTAAAAGAGACGATGGAGTCCTTAGAAGCATCAAAGGTGATCATCATCGGAGGGGAAAATGCAGTGTCAAAAGAGGTAAGCGCCACCCTGGAAGATAGGGAGATTAAAGTCACCCGAATCAGCGGCGAAAATCGATACGCCACCGCCCTTAAAGTGGCAAAGGAGATGACGGCGGTTACAGAAGCCGAGAATAAGGCCTTAGTAGAGAAAGAGGCCTTGGAGGAAGAAGAATCGAAGGAAGAAGAGGAAATAAAACCCTTGGTTGAAACCGTGATCATAACCGGAGGCCATGCCTTGGTGGACAGTTTAGTGGCCGGACCCCTATCCCATAAGAACGGGTACCCGATCCTACTGGTTGGAGATCAAGTGGGGGCGTCCCTGGAGGATTTTCTAACGGAGCAGAGGGTGGAAAATGCCAAGATTGTAGGAGGAGCGTCGGTGGTGTCGGAAACTGTGGAAAAAGAGCTAACGGATCTGCTTCCGGGAACGGTGGAACGGATCAGTGGAGATAACCGCTACCTAACCAGCCTTCATATGGCGGATAAGTATTTTTCCGAAGCGCCGGAGGTGTTACTGGTAAACGGCACATCCTTTGTGGACGCCGTGGCGGGATCCATTCTTCAAAAACCCATTCTTTATACCCGCAGCAATGAGCTGTATGAATCGGCGACTTCCTACTTGGAACAATGGGAGCATTTTTATTTACTCGGAGGACAGGGAGCCATCAGTAATCGGGTAATGATTGATGCCTATGATAAAATTCATTAA